Proteins from a genomic interval of Thermomicrobiales bacterium:
- the hisF gene encoding imidazole glycerol phosphate synthase subunit HisF produces the protein MTALQTNQATLTRRVIPCLDVTDGRVVKGVEFVNLRDAGDPVELAAFYDREGADELVFLDITATSDSRETMVDVIARTADQIFIPLTVGGGVRSTGDIKQLLRAGADKVSINSAAIANPTLISDGADVFGSQCIVVAIDVRRDTATGSWTVYSHGGRRSTGIDAVEWAARVAELGAGELLVTSMDRDGTRDGYDLDLLEAIAAAAPIPLIASGGAGNLEHLAEGLAPGRADAVLAASIFHFGDYRVHEAKQFLSAQGIPVRP, from the coding sequence ATGACCGCTTTGCAAACCAATCAGGCCACTCTGACCCGTCGTGTCATTCCCTGTCTCGATGTGACAGACGGCCGGGTCGTCAAGGGAGTCGAGTTCGTCAACTTGCGAGACGCGGGCGACCCTGTCGAACTCGCGGCGTTCTACGATCGGGAAGGCGCAGACGAACTGGTCTTTCTCGATATCACCGCTACATCCGACAGCCGCGAGACGATGGTGGATGTCATCGCGCGCACGGCCGATCAGATCTTCATCCCGCTGACGGTCGGAGGAGGCGTCCGATCGACGGGGGACATCAAGCAGCTCTTGCGAGCCGGCGCGGACAAGGTCTCGATCAACAGTGCCGCAATTGCGAACCCAACATTGATTTCGGATGGCGCAGATGTCTTTGGAAGTCAATGCATCGTCGTTGCGATCGACGTCCGGCGCGACACTGCGACTGGCTCATGGACCGTGTACTCGCACGGCGGACGCAGGTCGACCGGGATCGATGCAGTCGAGTGGGCCGCGCGTGTTGCCGAGCTGGGCGCCGGAGAATTGCTCGTCACGAGCATGGACCGCGACGGAACGCGCGATGGCTACGATCTCGACCTTCTTGAGGCGATTGCTGCGGCAGCGCCGATCCCGTTGATCGCTTCCGGCGGCGCAGGGAATCTGGAGCATCTGGCCGAAGGATTGGCGCCTGGACGCGCGGATGCGGTTCTGGCGGCCTCGATCTTCCACTTTGGCGACTATCGGGTCCACGAAGCCAAGCAGTTTCTGAGCGCGCAAGGAATCCCCGTTCGCCCATGA